The proteins below come from a single Solea solea chromosome 6, fSolSol10.1, whole genome shotgun sequence genomic window:
- the LOC131461459 gene encoding tubby-related protein 1-like isoform X3: protein MSAEKKPKKKKEEHGGSTETKLNGTEAKPKKTKSKKNDDASEDESPAIQNGKKVKKKKPEKDKEDSEKDKEKEKAPKKKTKSAPKKKKGSGDDGDDDDDEDDTPKKKTKKKTTKDGSPSATSTKDKKSKPKEDKESDGKEKKSKSKDKDKEKKKEPASMFQINGEKDSKSKKKAAKSDSDDSEEETKTTKSKKKSTAAPSSLFQTSGDKDKDKEKKTKKKGKADQSDHSESEKDEKSKKKKGKGKKKKARSPSPEIEFENLENFVMQPAPQGVTIKCRVTRDQRGMDKSLYPLYYLHLDNEKKTFLLAGRKRKRSATSNYLISIDATDLSRGGENFVGKLRSNLMGTKFTVFDNALHPERALPDMSNARQELAGIIYETNVLGIKGPRRMTIVIPGMDKDDNRVPLRPRNECDGLLLRHQSRRTENLIELRNKTPVWNEESGSHVLNFNGRVTQASIKNFQIVHNKDLDYIVMQFGRIADDIFTLDFNYPMCAVQAFAIALSSFDGKFACE, encoded by the exons ATGTCTGCAGAAAAG AagccaaagaagaaaaaagaggagcACGGCGGCAGCACAGAAACCAAGCTGAACGGAACTGAAGccaaacccaaaaaaacaaagagcaagAAAAATGACGACGCTTCAGAAGACGAGAGCCCCGCCATCCAAA ATGGAAAGaaggtgaagaaaaagaaaccagagaaagaCAAGGAAGACTCGGAgaaggacaaagaaaaagagaaagcaccaaagaagaaaaccaaaagcgctccaaaaaagaagaaag GCTcaggtgatgatggtgatgatgatgatgatgaggatgacaCCCCCAAGAAGAAAACtaagaaaaagacaacaaaggaCGGCTCTCCGTCTGCGACTTCCACCAAAGACAAGAAATCCAAACCTAAAG AAGACAAAGAATCtgatgggaaagaaaaaaagtccaagtcaaaagacaaggacaaggaaaagaagaaagagccAGCATCAATGTTTCAAATAAATGGAGAAAAGGACTCGAAAAGCAAGAAGAAAG CTGCCAAATCCGACAGTGACGACAGTGAAGAAGAGACAAAGACGACCAAATCTAAGAAGAAATCTACTGCTGCCCCTTCATCGCTGTTCCAAACATCAGGAgacaaggacaaagacaaagagaagaagacaaagaagaaag gaaAAGCAGACCAGAGTGACCACTCTGAGTCTGAAAAAGACGAAAAATCtaagaagaaaaaaggcaaagggaagaagaaaaag GCGAGATCTCCATCACCTGAGATTGAGTTTGAAAACCTGGAGAATTTTGTGATGCAGCCAGCGCCACAGGGCGTGACCATTAAATGCAGAGTCACTCGAGATCAGAGGGGGATGGACAAGAGCCTCTATCCACTGTATTACCTTCATCTGGACAATGAGAAAAAG ACTTTCTTGTTGGctgggaggaaaagaaagagaagtgcAACTTCAAATTACCTCATCTCCATTGATGCCACAGATTTATCAAGGGGTGGGGAGAATTTTGTGGGAAAGCTGAG GTCAAATTTAATGGGGACTAAGTTCACAGTGTTTGACAACGCTCTGCATCCAGAGAGAGCTCTTCCAGACATGTCGAACGCACGGCAGGAGCTAGCAGGCATCATCTAT GAAACAAATGTATTGGGAATAAAAGGACCCAGAAGGATGACTATCGTCATTCCAGGAATGGACAAGGATGACAATCGAGTACCACTCCGACCAAGAAAT GAATGTGACGGCCTGCTGTTGAGACACCAGAGCAGAAGGACGGAAAATCTGATCGAGCTCCGCAACAAGACTCCAGTGTGGAATGAAGAATCGGGGTCTCACGTGCTCAACTTCAACGGCCGGGTCACCCAGGCGTCCATCAAGAACTTCCAGATCGTCCATAACAAAGACT TGGACTACATTGTGATGCAGTTTGGACGGATAGCGGACGACATTTTCACCCTGGACTTCAACTATCCAATGTGTGCTGTGCAGGCCTTTGCCATCGCACTCTCCAGCTTTGATGGCAAATTTGCCTGTGAATAA
- the LOC131461459 gene encoding tubby-related protein 1-like isoform X1: protein MPLHSHIVKEAWAQDRVQENEDSALALQLKVQKPKKKKEEHGGSTETKLNGTEAKPKKTKSKKNDDASEDESPAIQNGKKVKKKKPEKDKEDSEKDKEKEKAPKKKTKSAPKKKKGSGDDGDDDDDEDDTPKKKTKKKTTKDGSPSATSTKDKKSKPKEDKESDGKEKKSKSKDKDKEKKKEPASMFQINGEKDSKSKKKAAKSDSDDSEEETKTTKSKKKSTAAPSSLFQTSGDKDKDKEKKTKKKGKADQSDHSESEKDEKSKKKKGKGKKKKARSPSPEIEFENLENFVMQPAPQGVTIKCRVTRDQRGMDKSLYPLYYLHLDNEKKTFLLAGRKRKRSATSNYLISIDATDLSRGGENFVGKLRSNLMGTKFTVFDNALHPERALPDMSNARQELAGIIYETNVLGIKGPRRMTIVIPGMDKDDNRVPLRPRNECDGLLLRHQSRRTENLIELRNKTPVWNEESGSHVLNFNGRVTQASIKNFQIVHNKDLDYIVMQFGRIADDIFTLDFNYPMCAVQAFAIALSSFDGKFACE from the exons ATGCCTCTGCACAGTCACATTGTGAAAGAGGCCTGGGCACAGGACAG GGTTCAAGAAAATGAGGACTCTGCTTTGGCCCTACAGCTGAAGGTTCAG AagccaaagaagaaaaaagaggagcACGGCGGCAGCACAGAAACCAAGCTGAACGGAACTGAAGccaaacccaaaaaaacaaagagcaagAAAAATGACGACGCTTCAGAAGACGAGAGCCCCGCCATCCAAA ATGGAAAGaaggtgaagaaaaagaaaccagagaaagaCAAGGAAGACTCGGAgaaggacaaagaaaaagagaaagcaccaaagaagaaaaccaaaagcgctccaaaaaagaagaaag GCTcaggtgatgatggtgatgatgatgatgatgaggatgacaCCCCCAAGAAGAAAACtaagaaaaagacaacaaaggaCGGCTCTCCGTCTGCGACTTCCACCAAAGACAAGAAATCCAAACCTAAAG AAGACAAAGAATCtgatgggaaagaaaaaaagtccaagtcaaaagacaaggacaaggaaaagaagaaagagccAGCATCAATGTTTCAAATAAATGGAGAAAAGGACTCGAAAAGCAAGAAGAAAG CTGCCAAATCCGACAGTGACGACAGTGAAGAAGAGACAAAGACGACCAAATCTAAGAAGAAATCTACTGCTGCCCCTTCATCGCTGTTCCAAACATCAGGAgacaaggacaaagacaaagagaagaagacaaagaagaaag gaaAAGCAGACCAGAGTGACCACTCTGAGTCTGAAAAAGACGAAAAATCtaagaagaaaaaaggcaaagggaagaagaaaaag GCGAGATCTCCATCACCTGAGATTGAGTTTGAAAACCTGGAGAATTTTGTGATGCAGCCAGCGCCACAGGGCGTGACCATTAAATGCAGAGTCACTCGAGATCAGAGGGGGATGGACAAGAGCCTCTATCCACTGTATTACCTTCATCTGGACAATGAGAAAAAG ACTTTCTTGTTGGctgggaggaaaagaaagagaagtgcAACTTCAAATTACCTCATCTCCATTGATGCCACAGATTTATCAAGGGGTGGGGAGAATTTTGTGGGAAAGCTGAG GTCAAATTTAATGGGGACTAAGTTCACAGTGTTTGACAACGCTCTGCATCCAGAGAGAGCTCTTCCAGACATGTCGAACGCACGGCAGGAGCTAGCAGGCATCATCTAT GAAACAAATGTATTGGGAATAAAAGGACCCAGAAGGATGACTATCGTCATTCCAGGAATGGACAAGGATGACAATCGAGTACCACTCCGACCAAGAAAT GAATGTGACGGCCTGCTGTTGAGACACCAGAGCAGAAGGACGGAAAATCTGATCGAGCTCCGCAACAAGACTCCAGTGTGGAATGAAGAATCGGGGTCTCACGTGCTCAACTTCAACGGCCGGGTCACCCAGGCGTCCATCAAGAACTTCCAGATCGTCCATAACAAAGACT TGGACTACATTGTGATGCAGTTTGGACGGATAGCGGACGACATTTTCACCCTGGACTTCAACTATCCAATGTGTGCTGTGCAGGCCTTTGCCATCGCACTCTCCAGCTTTGATGGCAAATTTGCCTGTGAATAA
- the LOC131461459 gene encoding tubby-related protein 1-like isoform X2, whose product MPLHSHIVKEAWAQDRVQENEDSALALQLKVQKPKKKKEEHGGSTETKLNGTEAKPKKTKSKKNDDASEDESPAIQNGKKVKKKKPEKDKEDSEKDKEKEKAPKKKTKSAPKKKKGSGDDGDDDDDEDDTPKKKTKKKTTKDGSPSATSTKDKKSKPKDKESDGKEKKSKSKDKDKEKKKEPASMFQINGEKDSKSKKKAAKSDSDDSEEETKTTKSKKKSTAAPSSLFQTSGDKDKDKEKKTKKKGKADQSDHSESEKDEKSKKKKGKGKKKKARSPSPEIEFENLENFVMQPAPQGVTIKCRVTRDQRGMDKSLYPLYYLHLDNEKKTFLLAGRKRKRSATSNYLISIDATDLSRGGENFVGKLRSNLMGTKFTVFDNALHPERALPDMSNARQELAGIIYETNVLGIKGPRRMTIVIPGMDKDDNRVPLRPRNECDGLLLRHQSRRTENLIELRNKTPVWNEESGSHVLNFNGRVTQASIKNFQIVHNKDLDYIVMQFGRIADDIFTLDFNYPMCAVQAFAIALSSFDGKFACE is encoded by the exons ATGCCTCTGCACAGTCACATTGTGAAAGAGGCCTGGGCACAGGACAG GGTTCAAGAAAATGAGGACTCTGCTTTGGCCCTACAGCTGAAGGTTCAG AagccaaagaagaaaaaagaggagcACGGCGGCAGCACAGAAACCAAGCTGAACGGAACTGAAGccaaacccaaaaaaacaaagagcaagAAAAATGACGACGCTTCAGAAGACGAGAGCCCCGCCATCCAAA ATGGAAAGaaggtgaagaaaaagaaaccagagaaagaCAAGGAAGACTCGGAgaaggacaaagaaaaagagaaagcaccaaagaagaaaaccaaaagcgctccaaaaaagaagaaag GCTcaggtgatgatggtgatgatgatgatgatgaggatgacaCCCCCAAGAAGAAAACtaagaaaaagacaacaaaggaCGGCTCTCCGTCTGCGACTTCCACCAAAGACAAGAAATCCAAACCTAAAG ACAAAGAATCtgatgggaaagaaaaaaagtccaagtcaaaagacaaggacaaggaaaagaagaaagagccAGCATCAATGTTTCAAATAAATGGAGAAAAGGACTCGAAAAGCAAGAAGAAAG CTGCCAAATCCGACAGTGACGACAGTGAAGAAGAGACAAAGACGACCAAATCTAAGAAGAAATCTACTGCTGCCCCTTCATCGCTGTTCCAAACATCAGGAgacaaggacaaagacaaagagaagaagacaaagaagaaag gaaAAGCAGACCAGAGTGACCACTCTGAGTCTGAAAAAGACGAAAAATCtaagaagaaaaaaggcaaagggaagaagaaaaag GCGAGATCTCCATCACCTGAGATTGAGTTTGAAAACCTGGAGAATTTTGTGATGCAGCCAGCGCCACAGGGCGTGACCATTAAATGCAGAGTCACTCGAGATCAGAGGGGGATGGACAAGAGCCTCTATCCACTGTATTACCTTCATCTGGACAATGAGAAAAAG ACTTTCTTGTTGGctgggaggaaaagaaagagaagtgcAACTTCAAATTACCTCATCTCCATTGATGCCACAGATTTATCAAGGGGTGGGGAGAATTTTGTGGGAAAGCTGAG GTCAAATTTAATGGGGACTAAGTTCACAGTGTTTGACAACGCTCTGCATCCAGAGAGAGCTCTTCCAGACATGTCGAACGCACGGCAGGAGCTAGCAGGCATCATCTAT GAAACAAATGTATTGGGAATAAAAGGACCCAGAAGGATGACTATCGTCATTCCAGGAATGGACAAGGATGACAATCGAGTACCACTCCGACCAAGAAAT GAATGTGACGGCCTGCTGTTGAGACACCAGAGCAGAAGGACGGAAAATCTGATCGAGCTCCGCAACAAGACTCCAGTGTGGAATGAAGAATCGGGGTCTCACGTGCTCAACTTCAACGGCCGGGTCACCCAGGCGTCCATCAAGAACTTCCAGATCGTCCATAACAAAGACT TGGACTACATTGTGATGCAGTTTGGACGGATAGCGGACGACATTTTCACCCTGGACTTCAACTATCCAATGTGTGCTGTGCAGGCCTTTGCCATCGCACTCTCCAGCTTTGATGGCAAATTTGCCTGTGAATAA